A part of Leptotrichia hongkongensis genomic DNA contains:
- a CDS encoding cation diffusion facilitator family transporter, with protein sequence MDKEKIDFKYHHIKHYKYQAQSKKTLITSILLTLFFALVELFGGIFSGSLALISDSFHMFSDVIALLFSIIAVFYSAKKPNKNFTYGFLRIEIISAFINGLALMIISVGIVIEAIKRLFNPEHVDFFTMFTIAVIGLLVNIILMFVLMKSLKKENNLNVKSALWHFLGDTLNSVGVIIAAIILKLTNLVIFDIIISVIISVVIFTGGLKIAKEAFFILMEAVPSDLDIDEIYAKILTIDKIKDIHEFHLWNISEENISISFHILLDEYNGVNDYEIVNDVVELLKNEYGIEHVTVQIENPEINPHF encoded by the coding sequence ATGGATAAAGAAAAAATAGATTTTAAGTACCATCATATAAAACATTACAAATATCAGGCGCAATCAAAGAAAACTTTGATAACTTCAATTTTGTTGACGCTATTTTTTGCTTTAGTTGAATTATTTGGTGGAATATTTAGTGGTTCACTTGCACTTATTTCAGATTCATTTCATATGTTTTCGGATGTTATTGCACTTTTGTTCAGCATTATAGCAGTATTTTATTCAGCCAAAAAGCCAAACAAAAATTTTACTTATGGATTTTTGAGAATTGAGATAATTTCTGCATTCATAAATGGACTGGCTCTTATGATAATTTCGGTTGGAATAGTTATTGAGGCTATAAAACGGCTTTTCAATCCAGAGCATGTTGATTTTTTTACAATGTTTACAATTGCAGTAATCGGACTTTTGGTTAATATAATACTTATGTTTGTACTTATGAAAAGTTTGAAAAAAGAAAATAATCTTAATGTAAAAAGTGCATTATGGCATTTTTTAGGTGATACACTAAATTCGGTTGGAGTTATAATTGCTGCGATTATTTTAAAATTAACTAACCTTGTTATTTTTGACATAATAATAAGTGTGATTATAAGCGTTGTTATTTTTACTGGGGGATTAAAAATTGCAAAAGAAGCATTTTTTATTTTAATGGAAGCTGTTCCCAGCGATTTAGATATCGATGAAATTTATGCTAAAATTTTGACAATTGATAAGATAAAGGATATTCATGAATTCCATTTATGGAATATTTCTGAAGAAAATATAAGTATCTCATTTCATATTTTACTTGATGAGTATAATGGTGTAAATGATTACGAGATTGTAAATGATGTGGTAGAACTTTTGAAAAATGAATACGGAATAGAACATGTGACAGTTCAAATTGAAAATCCTGAAATAAATCCACATTTTTAA
- a CDS encoding gamma-glutamyl-gamma-aminobutyrate hydrolase family protein, producing MNNKRKPIIGITTSLELNPNRLNDHKTIVSVDYSKAVINAGGIPFILPITENMEVIREQIQHLDGLLLSGGGDPNPILYGEDCLQEVGSITPERDKFELEILDEFIKTGKPILGICRGLQIANIYFGGSLYQDVKYTGTTINHMQKWLPDLPTHDINIEKDNILFEIFGEKTRINSYHHQMIKDLGNNLTSIAKANDGIIEAFQNKNHKFFYAVQWHPEMMAVRGNEKMQKIFDKFIESCND from the coding sequence ATGAACAATAAAAGAAAACCAATTATAGGAATTACTACTTCGCTGGAATTAAACCCGAACAGACTGAATGATCATAAGACAATAGTTTCTGTGGATTACAGTAAAGCTGTTATAAATGCTGGAGGAATACCGTTTATTTTGCCAATAACAGAAAATATGGAAGTTATAAGGGAACAAATTCAGCATTTAGATGGTCTTTTACTTTCTGGGGGAGGGGATCCTAATCCGATTTTATATGGAGAGGACTGTCTGCAGGAAGTTGGAAGCATTACACCAGAGCGAGATAAATTTGAACTTGAAATTTTAGATGAATTTATAAAAACTGGAAAGCCTATTTTGGGGATTTGCCGTGGATTGCAAATTGCAAATATTTATTTTGGCGGAAGTTTGTATCAAGATGTAAAATATACAGGAACAACTATTAATCACATGCAAAAGTGGCTTCCTGACTTGCCTACACACGATATTAATATTGAAAAAGACAATATTTTATTTGAAATTTTTGGTGAAAAAACAAGAATTAATTCTTATCATCATCAAATGATAAAAGATTTGGGAAATAATTTGACTTCTATTGCAAAAGCAAATGATGGTATAATAGAAGCTTTTCAAAATAAAAATCATAAATTCTTTTATGCAGTACAATGGCATCCTGAAATGATGGCAGTTCGTGGAAATGAGAAAATGCAGAAGATTTTTGATAAATTTATTGAAAGTTGCAATGATTAA
- a CDS encoding dipeptidase yields MFFDMHADVWTDNFWEYQKGNKDVIRNKYKEKFLKGGLSGGIFVIYLNVNEVENAEEYFFADLRAMTEELYHAKDLIKVIKEPSDFKIFENWENVKEEEKKFGVMLGIEGLPGIGDKLDYIYLLNQLGVRHIGMTWNETNAFATGQSGDKNRGLTSLGIDAVRIINELGILLDVSHANDKTFWDIAKHSKKPFFASHSNARSLCPSMRNLTDDQILCIGERGGMVGMNSYHNFVSQNENEKNLEMLLNHLEYVAEKIGLDKVGFGLDFAEYYTPEGEEPDGLLGLHDVTELGNVKKALKKRGYSENEIEMVTYKNFIDFFGRVRNFK; encoded by the coding sequence ATGTTTTTTGATATGCATGCAGATGTGTGGACAGATAATTTCTGGGAATATCAGAAGGGAAATAAAGATGTTATCAGAAATAAGTACAAGGAAAAATTCTTAAAAGGAGGGCTTTCTGGAGGAATTTTTGTTATTTATTTGAATGTGAATGAAGTGGAGAATGCTGAAGAATATTTTTTTGCGGATTTACGAGCGATGACTGAAGAATTGTATCACGCAAAAGATTTGATAAAGGTTATAAAAGAGCCATCTGATTTTAAAATTTTTGAAAATTGGGAAAATGTTAAGGAAGAAGAGAAAAAATTTGGAGTTATGCTTGGGATAGAAGGGCTCCCAGGGATTGGAGATAAACTTGATTATATTTATTTATTAAATCAGCTTGGTGTGCGACATATTGGAATGACTTGGAATGAAACAAACGCTTTTGCAACAGGACAGAGCGGAGATAAAAACAGGGGATTGACTTCACTTGGAATTGATGCTGTGAGAATAATTAATGAATTGGGAATCCTGCTTGATGTTTCGCATGCCAACGATAAAACATTCTGGGATATTGCCAAACATTCCAAAAAACCTTTTTTTGCTTCACATTCTAATGCCAGAAGCCTTTGTCCGTCAATGAGAAATTTGACTGATGATCAAATTTTATGTATTGGTGAGCGAGGGGGAATGGTTGGAATGAACAGTTACCATAATTTTGTTAGCCAAAATGAAAATGAGAAAAATCTAGAAATGCTTTTAAATCATTTAGAGTACGTAGCTGAAAAAATTGGACTGGATAAAGTCGGATTTGGACTTGACTTTGCGGAATATTATACTCCAGAAGGAGAAGAGCCTGATGGACTTCTTGGTCTTCACGATGTTACAGAGTTAGGAAATGTGAAAAAAGCCTTGAAAAAAAGAGGATATTCTGAAAATGAGATTGAGATGGTAACTTATAAAAATTTTATTGACTTTTTTGGAAGAGTGAGAAATTTTAAATAA
- a CDS encoding S66 peptidase family protein: MYFPEPLKQGDKVFLVCTSSPILAEDIEKCKETMKNLGFEPVLGESLFENIGGYMAGTPEIRVTDLHRAFSDDEIKGIFCVKGGFSASQLLDKLDYELIKKNPKVFVGYSDVTNLSIAFNQKCNLGVFHGPMVKSNMFNDFNKFTKKSFFNALDKKKDEKWLFRNPIDEKAGTEKETSLLYKKDFENKKINGELTGGNLSIIVTTLGTDYEIDTKGKIFFIEEIEEEISRIDRMMTHLKYAGKFEDCNAVLLGNFAGCENTYGENYELMDFLKDFFKNYEKPIIYGLESGHEKPDLVTIPMGAKCTLKINENINEIYFEK; this comes from the coding sequence ATGTATTTTCCAGAGCCATTGAAACAAGGAGATAAAGTGTTTTTAGTTTGCACTTCTTCGCCTATTTTGGCAGAAGATATTGAAAAATGTAAGGAAACTATGAAAAACTTAGGTTTTGAGCCAGTCTTAGGGGAAAGCCTTTTTGAAAATATTGGAGGATATATGGCGGGAACGCCTGAAATTAGGGTAACAGATTTGCACAGGGCTTTTTCTGATGACGAAATTAAAGGTATTTTTTGTGTGAAGGGCGGATTTAGTGCTTCGCAACTTTTGGATAAGCTGGACTATGAATTGATAAAGAAAAATCCTAAAGTTTTTGTGGGTTATAGCGATGTTACAAATTTGAGCATTGCTTTTAATCAAAAGTGTAATTTGGGAGTTTTTCACGGTCCTATGGTAAAGTCGAATATGTTTAATGATTTTAATAAGTTTACAAAAAAATCTTTTTTTAATGCCTTGGATAAGAAAAAAGATGAAAAATGGTTATTTAGAAATCCAATAGATGAAAAAGCTGGAACAGAAAAAGAAACTTCACTTCTGTATAAGAAAGATTTTGAAAATAAAAAAATAAACGGCGAATTAACTGGCGGAAATCTTTCAATAATTGTTACAACTTTAGGAACAGATTATGAAATTGATACAAAAGGAAAAATATTTTTTATTGAAGAAATAGAAGAAGAAATCAGCAGAATTGACAGAATGATGACACATTTGAAATATGCTGGAAAATTTGAAGATTGTAATGCAGTTTTGTTAGGTAATTTTGCGGGCTGTGAGAATACTTATGGGGAAAATTATGAGTTAATGGACTTTTTAAAAGATTTTTTCAAAAATTATGAAAAGCCTATAATTTATGGACTTGAAAGTGGACATGAAAAGCCTGACTTGGTAACAATACCGATGGGAGCAAAATGTACTTTGAAAATTAATGAAAATATAAATGAAATTTATTTTGAAAAATAG
- a CDS encoding YhcH/YjgK/YiaL family protein, giving the protein MIITNVNNEIQNKSLAKDIRFCIEFAKKNENKILSLVNGSYDVGYNNIKMNLGKYFTKSENEKFWESHKKYLDVQIMINGTEKVAINDIRDMEVKSFDEEKDLTILEGDKAFDIVMKTGDVLVFFPNDVHKPELNVSENDDSGNIRKIVTKVVFKIEINKMNI; this is encoded by the coding sequence ATGATTATTACAAATGTGAACAATGAAATTCAAAACAAAAGTTTAGCAAAGGATATTCGATTTTGTATTGAATTTGCCAAAAAAAATGAAAATAAAATTTTATCACTTGTAAATGGAAGTTATGATGTTGGTTATAACAATATCAAAATGAATCTTGGAAAATATTTTACGAAAAGTGAAAATGAGAAATTTTGGGAAAGTCACAAAAAATATTTGGATGTACAGATTATGATTAATGGAACTGAAAAAGTCGCAATTAATGATATTCGAGATATGGAAGTCAAGAGCTTTGATGAAGAGAAGGACCTTACAATTTTAGAAGGTGATAAAGCATTTGATATAGTTATGAAAACTGGAGATGTTCTTGTCTTTTTCCCAAATGATGTTCACAAGCCTGAACTTAATGTTTCTGAAAATGATGATTCTGGGAATATAAGAAAAATCGTTACAAAAGTTGTTTTTAAAATTGAAATCAACAAAATGAATATTTAA
- a CDS encoding tRNA dihydrouridine synthase, with the protein MKIYTAPMAGTTDYSFRKILQKFKPDFLFTEMVNANLLNREDDTTINELLKCDDKQRTGTQIFGGDKDELIAGILKLKNLGFRKININMGCPQPKIIKNGAGSALLENYDLVDQVLLETQNIDAEISIKIRVGYKDFDNPEIFLNLANKHNLDFICVHGRTQKQMYSGTANWEIVEKLSKMPRNINFFGNGDLFEPTEIKRKTSSCNLDGIILSRGIIGNPWLIQQTREFLNIGKINTIQTFDETKSIVLEHLQNIAKHKGEMKAVLEINKFLRPYFHKFWDKNLDRDSEFAVIENFYDENLKTDIDKIILEKRIFEKIKMIKML; encoded by the coding sequence ATGAAAATATATACTGCCCCAATGGCTGGGACTACTGATTATTCCTTTAGAAAAATACTTCAAAAATTTAAGCCAGATTTTTTGTTTACAGAAATGGTAAATGCTAATTTACTGAATCGTGAGGATGATACTACAATAAATGAACTTTTAAAATGTGATGATAAACAGCGAACTGGAACACAAATTTTTGGCGGAGATAAGGATGAATTGATTGCAGGGATTTTAAAGTTGAAAAATTTGGGATTTAGAAAAATTAATATAAATATGGGGTGCCCACAGCCTAAAATTATAAAAAACGGAGCAGGTTCAGCGCTTCTTGAAAACTATGACTTAGTTGATCAGGTTCTTTTGGAAACACAAAATATTGATGCTGAAATTTCGATAAAAATACGTGTTGGTTATAAAGATTTTGACAATCCTGAAATTTTTTTGAATTTGGCAAATAAGCATAACCTTGATTTTATCTGTGTGCATGGACGAACTCAAAAGCAAATGTATTCTGGAACTGCCAACTGGGAAATTGTTGAAAAACTAAGCAAAATGCCAAGAAATATAAATTTTTTTGGAAATGGTGATTTATTTGAGCCTACCGAGATAAAACGAAAAACATCCTCCTGCAATCTTGACGGTATAATACTTTCACGTGGAATAATAGGTAATCCTTGGTTAATTCAACAAACAAGGGAATTTCTCAATATTGGCAAAATAAACACAATTCAAACTTTTGACGAAACAAAATCGATTGTGTTGGAACACCTGCAAAATATTGCGAAACATAAAGGCGAGATGAAGGCTGTACTTGAAATAAACAAATTTTTACGTCCATATTTTCACAAATTTTGGGATAAAAATTTGGATAGAGATAGTGAATTCGCAGTAATTGAGAACTTTTATGATGAAAATCTGAAAACAGATATTGACAAAATTATTTTGGAAAAAAGAATTTTTGAAAAAATAAAGATGATTAAAATGTTGTAA
- a CDS encoding OmpA family protein, giving the protein MKKVLAIILLSLLTVVSCTTATDGTRKVSKTGVGAGIGAAAGAVIGQVIGKDTKGTLIGTAGGAAVGAAIGNIFDRQEKELRNKLKGTGVDVKRTGEGEIKLTAPENITFDLNSYVIKPQFKNTLDSVATVLKTYPDSTIVVSGHTDTTGNDTINNPLSVNRANSVESYLESQGISSSRITSRGYGSKQPIASNSTETGRAQNRRVEIAIIANQQ; this is encoded by the coding sequence ATGAAAAAAGTATTAGCAATTATTCTATTATCATTATTAACAGTAGTTTCTTGTACAACTGCTACTGATGGAACTAGAAAAGTTAGTAAAACTGGAGTTGGAGCAGGAATTGGAGCGGCAGCAGGAGCTGTAATTGGACAAGTTATCGGAAAAGATACAAAAGGTACATTAATTGGTACAGCTGGAGGGGCCGCAGTTGGAGCAGCTATTGGAAATATATTTGATAGACAGGAAAAAGAATTAAGAAATAAATTAAAAGGAACAGGAGTGGATGTAAAAAGAACTGGAGAAGGTGAAATCAAATTGACAGCACCTGAAAACATTACTTTTGATTTAAATAGCTACGTAATTAAGCCACAATTTAAAAATACGTTGGATTCAGTAGCAACTGTATTAAAAACTTATCCTGATTCAACAATTGTAGTTTCAGGACATACAGATACAACAGGAAATGATACAATTAACAATCCGCTTTCTGTAAATCGTGCAAATTCAGTAGAATCTTACCTTGAGTCACAAGGTATTTCAAGCTCAAGAATAACTTCACGTGGTTATGGAAGCAAACAGCCAATTGCAAGTAATTCGACAGAAACTGGAAGAGCTCAAAATAGAAGAGTAGAAATTGCTATAATCGCAAATCAACAATAA
- a CDS encoding oligoendopeptidase — protein sequence MKKNILLKFMLLIGILLSFTLNAGNKENFNNFEKFSFRMSNNPDYISYRIILGNGDKYPVQLNVGNYLAFMPSRYAAVNVYEFLSDTLKKDFKIIKVNKKGKITDQSKIIKYSSNDFFLNYKDNVDFEKAELKSLGMVFAGVKNVGTGEYKITAYGNKGISGGIDSKGLNWLNLAFIPTNSAFYIKMTGDKNLVWSPNRDYNSIQYTFSVENGKVVAVDKKGKHYLTIYQKDNSLFVDMAKYNLEFRVNQNENQLEYWINHKLKYVEKYRIM from the coding sequence ATGAAAAAAAATATATTATTAAAATTTATGCTGTTAATCGGAATTTTACTAAGTTTCACATTAAATGCTGGAAATAAAGAAAATTTTAACAATTTTGAAAAATTTTCATTTAGAATGTCAAATAATCCTGATTATATAAGCTATAGAATAATATTAGGAAATGGGGATAAATATCCTGTTCAGTTAAATGTGGGAAACTATTTGGCTTTTATGCCTTCAAGATATGCTGCAGTCAATGTTTATGAATTTTTATCTGATACTTTGAAAAAAGATTTTAAAATTATAAAGGTAAATAAAAAAGGAAAAATAACAGATCAATCTAAAATTATAAAATATTCTTCAAATGATTTTTTTCTAAACTATAAAGACAATGTAGATTTCGAGAAAGCTGAACTAAAGTCACTAGGAATGGTGTTTGCAGGAGTAAAAAATGTAGGAACAGGAGAATACAAAATAACTGCTTATGGAAATAAGGGAATTTCTGGAGGAATTGACAGTAAAGGGCTAAATTGGTTAAACTTGGCATTTATTCCTACAAATTCAGCATTTTATATAAAAATGACAGGCGATAAAAATTTGGTGTGGAGTCCAAATCGTGACTATAACAGTATTCAATATACATTTTCAGTTGAGAATGGAAAAGTAGTGGCTGTGGATAAAAAAGGGAAACATTATTTAACTATTTATCAAAAGGATAACTCTTTATTTGTAGATATGGCGAAATATAATCTTGAATTTCGTGTAAATCAGAATGAAAATCAATTAGAATACTGGATAAATCATAAATTAAAATATGTGGAAAAATATCGGATTATGTAA
- the proC gene encoding pyrroline-5-carboxylate reductase, giving the protein MKLGIIGAGNMGSSILKGVTSSNFLENKNIAIFDLNKEKIEELSKEYGVKKAENENELAKESDILILSVKPNIIPKVLDKIKDDLSEKTIVLSIAAGISINFIENIIGTDKKIIRTMPNTPAQVMEGMTAVSFNHNIQENEKSMIFKLLNSFGKSIEIEEKLMHVYTGISGSLPAYVYVFMEALADGGVLEGMPRNKAYEIIAQTVLGSAKMMLETKKHPGILKDEVTSPGGTTIAALKVLEDGKFRGTVMEAVKACTEKSKEMAGE; this is encoded by the coding sequence ATGAAATTAGGAATTATTGGAGCAGGAAATATGGGAAGCTCTATATTGAAAGGCGTTACATCTTCAAACTTTCTTGAAAATAAAAATATAGCTATTTTTGATTTAAACAAGGAAAAAATTGAAGAATTATCAAAAGAGTACGGTGTAAAAAAAGCAGAAAATGAAAACGAACTTGCAAAAGAAAGCGATATTCTCATCCTTTCTGTAAAACCAAATATTATTCCAAAAGTACTGGATAAAATAAAAGATGACTTGTCAGAAAAAACTATTGTTTTATCAATTGCAGCTGGAATTAGCATCAATTTTATTGAAAATATTATTGGAACTGACAAAAAAATTATTAGAACTATGCCAAATACACCTGCTCAAGTGATGGAAGGAATGACGGCAGTTTCTTTTAATCATAACATTCAGGAAAATGAAAAAAGTATGATTTTTAAATTGTTGAATAGTTTTGGAAAAAGTATTGAAATTGAGGAAAAACTTATGCATGTATATACAGGAATTAGTGGCTCTTTACCAGCGTATGTTTACGTATTTATGGAGGCTCTTGCGGATGGCGGGGTATTGGAAGGAATGCCAAGGAACAAGGCTTATGAAATTATTGCCCAAACGGTTTTAGGTTCAGCTAAAATGATGCTTGAAACAAAAAAACATCCAGGAATTTTGAAAGATGAGGTAACTTCTCCAGGAGGAACTACAATTGCCGCCTTGAAAGTACTGGAAGATGGTAAATTTAGAGGAACTGTAATGGAAGCCGTTAAGGCTTGTACGGAAAAGTCTAAAGAAATGGCAGGGGAGTAA
- a CDS encoding cob(I)yrinic acid a,c-diamide adenosyltransferase: MKIYTKYGDEGFTRLYGGQRVSKTHVRVEAYGTMDEVCSLLGVIIAEIREDEKLNYVLGKIREECENIQQQLFDCGSDLATPDGLREYKQTIDDVKWLEERMDEYIPQLPKLECFVIPGGSRMSSMFHLMRTSTRSLERKMIAVIEANEGINKVGLQYINRLSDYFFVAACLTNLKLGNNETIYKRSAKIFRNSK, translated from the coding sequence ATGAAAATATACACAAAATATGGTGATGAAGGTTTTACAAGACTTTATGGAGGACAAAGAGTCAGCAAGACTCATGTTAGAGTAGAAGCGTATGGAACGATGGATGAAGTTTGTTCATTACTTGGAGTAATTATTGCTGAAATTCGTGAAGATGAAAAACTGAATTATGTACTCGGAAAGATACGTGAAGAATGTGAAAATATACAGCAGCAGCTTTTTGACTGTGGAAGTGACCTTGCCACTCCTGATGGATTACGAGAATATAAGCAAACAATTGATGATGTAAAATGGCTTGAGGAAAGAATGGATGAATATATTCCACAATTGCCTAAATTAGAATGTTTTGTAATCCCTGGAGGAAGTAGAATGTCAAGCATGTTTCATCTTATGCGGACAAGCACTCGTAGCTTGGAACGAAAAATGATTGCTGTAATTGAAGCAAATGAAGGAATAAATAAAGTTGGACTTCAATATATCAATAGACTTTCTGACTATTTCTTTGTAGCAGCATGCCTTACAAATTTAAAATTAGGAAATAACGAAACTATCTATAAAAGAAGTGCAAAAATTTTTAGAAATAGCAAATAG
- a CDS encoding CDP-glycerol--glycerophosphate glycerophosphotransferase, translating to MMEYFELDKRKNFDERKYLSTELLDKLGLNKYRKLIEENDAIYCSGKYGYKLKNETYEKIKEILCEMYKGAYDLEDEEEKEMFNEEIEAFFCDKKLLSVWQLFFEDRVLEGCVKNWEHSPHIGLDNEETLRDDLIPLDLIENKEDKIFLLHKVNGGIYFYYAFTFVIKIADNFDEFIDNLYEI from the coding sequence ATGATGGAGTATTTTGAACTGGATAAAAGAAAAAATTTTGATGAAAGGAAATATTTATCAACAGAATTACTTGATAAATTAGGGTTAAATAAATATAGAAAATTGATAGAAGAAAATGATGCTATTTATTGTTCTGGAAAATATGGTTATAAATTAAAAAATGAAACTTATGAAAAAATTAAAGAAATTTTATGTGAAATGTATAAAGGTGCTTACGATTTGGAAGATGAAGAAGAAAAAGAAATGTTTAATGAAGAAATAGAAGCCTTTTTTTGCGATAAAAAATTATTAAGTGTATGGCAATTATTCTTTGAAGATAGAGTTTTAGAGGGATGTGTGAAAAATTGGGAACACTCTCCTCATATTGGATTAGATAACGAGGAAACATTAAGAGATGATTTGATTCCGCTTGATTTAATTGAAAATAAAGAAGATAAAATTTTTCTTTTACACAAAGTGAATGGAGGAATTTATTTTTATTACGCATTTACATTTGTTATAAAAATAGCGGATAATTTTGATGAATTTATAGATAATTTATATGAAATTTAA
- the rlmD gene encoding 23S rRNA (uracil(1939)-C(5))-methyltransferase RlmD yields the protein MNKIKNNYEVGQKLEIEIEKIVFGGEGLGRVDGFTVFVPMSVPGDKLEVEIISVKKSYARGLITRIIEPSKDRIEDLSKISFEDFDGCDFGMLKYEKQLEYKDKMLEEVLTKIAEIDLKKVKIGKIIGSDEKINYRNKTAEPFFKKNGIIQTGFYSRKSHNVFSAKESLLKSEIAKIIIDKFLQKINSFSGTKKEFKVFNEVNNTGFLKQIMVRNNEKDEVMIVVVVNKNSQYNQLSKLLEEMYDENDCIKSIYISVKTEQNNVILGKNVHLFGSQYLEEEMEGLKFKIYPNSFFQINKKQALKLYDVAINFLNEENKNTNKIYEKTVIDAFSGTGTIAMMLSKNIKKVIGIESVESSTLAAKLTSYENSIQNVEFVNGKVEKELPKILKREDVGAIVFDPPRRGIEESALKSVVQNKIEKIVYISCNPATFARDVKILTENRYVLKKVTPVDMFPQTGHIEVVGLLEK from the coding sequence ATGAATAAAATAAAAAATAATTATGAAGTTGGGCAAAAACTGGAAATTGAAATAGAAAAAATAGTGTTTGGTGGAGAAGGACTTGGAAGAGTTGATGGGTTTACAGTATTTGTACCGATGAGTGTGCCAGGAGATAAATTGGAAGTGGAAATTATCTCGGTAAAAAAGTCGTATGCAAGAGGACTTATAACTAGGATAATTGAACCATCAAAGGACAGGATTGAGGATTTGTCCAAAATTAGTTTTGAGGATTTTGATGGCTGTGATTTTGGAATGCTTAAATATGAGAAACAGCTTGAGTATAAGGATAAGATGCTTGAGGAAGTGTTGACAAAGATTGCTGAAATTGATTTGAAAAAGGTAAAAATTGGCAAAATTATTGGAAGTGATGAAAAAATTAATTATAGAAATAAGACAGCTGAACCATTTTTCAAAAAGAATGGGATTATTCAGACGGGGTTTTATTCAAGAAAGTCCCACAATGTATTTTCAGCTAAAGAAAGTCTTCTAAAGTCAGAAATTGCCAAAATAATTATTGATAAATTTTTGCAGAAAATAAATAGTTTTTCGGGTACAAAAAAGGAATTTAAAGTTTTTAATGAAGTGAATAATACTGGATTTTTGAAGCAGATAATGGTTAGAAATAATGAAAAAGATGAAGTTATGATAGTTGTTGTCGTAAATAAAAATTCGCAGTATAATCAGCTTTCAAAGTTGCTGGAAGAAATGTATGATGAAAATGACTGCATAAAATCAATCTATATTTCTGTAAAAACTGAACAGAATAACGTAATTTTAGGTAAAAATGTCCATTTATTTGGAAGCCAGTATTTGGAAGAAGAAATGGAAGGATTAAAATTCAAGATTTATCCAAATTCATTTTTCCAAATTAATAAAAAACAGGCACTAAAACTTTATGATGTTGCAATAAACTTTTTGAATGAAGAAAATAAAAATACTAATAAAATCTATGAAAAAACAGTAATTGATGCATTTTCAGGAACTGGAACAATTGCGATGATGCTTTCAAAAAATATAAAGAAGGTTATCGGGATTGAAAGTGTGGAAAGTTCAACACTTGCTGCAAAACTGACTTCTTATGAAAACTCCATTCAAAATGTAGAATTTGTAAATGGAAAAGTTGAAAAAGAACTGCCAAAAATTTTGAAGAGAGAAGATGTCGGAGCAATAGTTTTTGACCCGCCAAGACGAGGAATCGAAGAGTCAGCATTAAAGAGTGTTGTACAGAATAAAATCGAAAAAATTGTCTATATTTCCTGCAATCCTGCCACTTTTGCACGAGATGTGAAGATTTTGACTGAAAATAGGTATGTATTAAAAAAAGTTACTCCTGTGGATATGTTCCCGCAGACTGGGCATATTGAGGTAGTGGGATTATTGGAGAAATAA